AATATAGTTTGAATTCTAACGGGTCATAACAGGTGGAATACAAGTACAAGTCAATTCTAGAACCTTTAAAACCCAGTAAAACTCATCCCATTTTCACCAACACTCACTTTGTATGCACAAGTCATACAATTACATACTCACAACTGGTTAGTATTCTTCAAAGGTTTttgagttaaaggtccagtgtgtaagatttcggtcaaagggatctattggcagaaatttaatgtagaataatcctcatgatgttttcactagttcgtttcatctaaattgtatgaattatagttttctttaccccagagaagaccctttatatctaaattctttatatatacattgagggggtcctctttaCGGagactgccatgttttttacattagtccagactggacaaactaaacaccttttgagttttatgacaactgaaggttaccacaggttctttttcatgtttggaaggagagggtgaggtgaggggtgttcagctgcaacatgcaacttcaccactagatgtacgtaaatccttcacactgtacctttaagactagggatgtcacgacacaaaaaatgtaatagtCAATGTCCATACCGTTTTCGATGTTTTTAACAAGCACTCAGCATGAGATGACAAAATGACTCATCTACCATTTTACTTTTCCCTCACAGCTCAAACAACCAGGAAGTCttattttcaccattttgcTCATAAAAGTGCCTTTTTGGTGTAATGAGGGGTTTGTGTGCACCTCACTGCGGCATCTCTTTCAGTGAAGTTTTTATGCTCAACAAAACTCTCAGCTCATGTTTTACGATTGAATTTTACAGCTTACTGCAACGCACGGTTTTCTGAGAACTTATTCCTGCGGACTTGAAGGATGCCACAGTTACTGAGTATATTTACACAGACGCCTCTAATTGATGATGTTCTTTCCTCGGACTTGAAACCAGTCAATCTTCTGGTTGAGCATTCCGAAAGAATCTCCTAAATTGGCaatctacaaaaaaaaaagaaaagtcactgAAATTTCTTGCCAAAGGCCACAATTTTCCTCTCAGGTTTTAGAGACACATCTTGTACGTGTGACCACGTCTACACATCATGCCACCAGGGGCAACAGGCAGAGAGCTGCTGCACAACAACCTCCTCCATCAGCCCAGTGTGGCTATACACCCTATCGCGTTCACCTACTATCATTATAAATTCTATATATagcaataaataatacaaataataatatctaTATAACAATTACAACATAGGATGAAGATTAACCCAGTAATTCATGTATGCATCCTATGTAACACGTATATCCTCTCTAACAGAACACTGTAGGCCGTAACCCTGAGGGAACATCTGTAATATAACTGTTCACTATCTCAACTCAAGGCTCATATCTTTTACAAACGTAGATCTCTGCTACGACCTTGGTTCCTATGGCAACTGCCGGTGGAGACGGGGCCAGCTGGACCCTATCAGTGTCTTCACTGCTatcagagtgagacagacattTAACTGCAGTTTTTAATGTGACCTGTGGAAGTGTGTTTGGGAAGAGAGAAGTAGAATAGAGTTTGATTCAAAGCCAATTTGGACAAAACGCTGTGTCAAGATGTCAGTATTTTGctggaaaataatttaaaatatcttttaacCCACTGCATTATTTGCCATGCGCTGACTTGAGAACATCACAAGCCTTTTTCAGACTTCAAATCCAGAGGATGTCCACACAATCGggtctgaaccttctctggattTTGTCTATAACATATCAACGATGCAGCAGGAAATTCTCCACTCAGACATGTAGAAGTAGAGACATATTCACAACAACATAGAAATCTCTGAGGTATTCAGGCGGGGGTGGTGCAGCATGCAGACGAAGGATGTTACATATAAATTCCACTGCGgagatcatgtttttgtttacagcacattgcaCTGGTGTCTGTCCTTATCACCAAAAAGTCTCATCTTTCTTGATGTCTTCAATatggcaccactttttcatcctgaggtattgattttctttttgtttgtctcttaaTTGTTGTGTTCGAAATGTCATCAATACGCTCTCTTGCTTCCAGTGAATCCTCTGGATGATGTCCTGCTATTTTCTCCATGGGCGCATTCGTACATTCTCAGAGTTTTTACTTTAAGTGGTTgggaggagaaactccagaaatagtccagaggctctcactcagatatttgtgttttcacatgcaGCCTCTCTGGAGAATTTCCAGAGATTATCCTGTGTTCAGTTCACGTCCGAAAGCAGCTATACTTTCAGTTATTGTGCCACTGCAAAACAATTGCATTGGAGTTACATTAGTGTATTTCCTTATTCCTTTACAGTATTCCTGGACATGTGAAGGCAGTTTCCTGACTGAGGGAGAGACAACGAGCAGGTTTATGGGTCTTTGTAGTCATTTCAGTTGCCGATGCAGTGTGCAGCTTTTATTATGGAAAGAATGCATCTGTATAAAGACATGTGCTTCCAATCtctaattttcccaaaaatttCCATTAATGTGAAAGTTAATAGCTTTTCTCTGATAGTAACCTCCTCAGACACAAAAGTAAAATTTTGCTAATAGTCATTGTGCTTATTGAGTGTTTTACTAGGAAACTCTGGAAGTGTTGAACTATTGGGTTATTTCAGAAATCCAATTGTCCTTTAGGTAAATTCCCCAGGCTTTGATGTTTggcacaaaaagaaacaaatgggATACAACAGCCGAATAACCACCAAGAGAGCGGGAGCAGCTGGCCTGGATGCATGGGGTAAATTAGAAATTTTACAAGCTCTCTAGATGTGGGGAGAGTGTGGTTTTgaaccctctctcctcctctgcagcggTGTTTGTCATTTCTGACCACACTCATTGGTTTGAAAGCCACAGACATTGGCCCAGGTTCCACTGTGGAGGCAAACAGGCTAAACCAAAGCCTCCTGTGTATTTACGTGTCCTCTCCAGTCATTTTACCAGCAGTTTAAAGAATTTCAAATCTTtatcttcttctgttgataTCAACAATTATATCATTATGATTTCCAAAATTATGACTCGTGGGATATCATTTAGCAActcaaaaatgatttattgatctGTTTGCAGTATTTTAGCACTTACCCCGATCATGCTTTTAATTGaaattcttcctctttttatctgcgaatatttttttctgtatcgTACGGTGGCCGAGACAGCTCAACACACTAcagattaagaaaacacatgcaaatagaaaaaacacttGCAAATTCAGAAAACAACTTCTTTAATTTGACAGCACATGtgctgcaaaaagtcacaacatgcaaatacagaaacttgCTGCAAATAGCGAGGCGACACCgtaaatgtttccaggggacccaaAAAGGGATGCacctggctgtagttcaatAAATTGTGAAGTTTCATCACCACTGATGAGTACAACACCATTATTTCATTAAGTcactgatgaagttgttttcttaatgttttttctatttgcatgttttcttagTTTGtagtgcgttgagctctctcagcCACTGTAGGATGGTCCTCATATCTCCCTAAATATATGAAAGTGACCACCAAGACCACTGTGTTGCTATGTGCCAAATAGTGAAACATACCCTTGAGACTCTAAAACAATCAAAATGCCCTCCAGGTTCTCTGATGTTCAGACTAAACACTTTTGTTTCCCTTCAGAGTGCACAGTGGCTATAGAAGGTCAGAAACTGAAAACCACagaagcacaaagtcaaaccaGGAAACACTGACTGTCAGGTTTTGAGATTTGAAGTCTCACAAAagaagcagctctgtgtgtttctctgtagcCTTAGAAACACATATCTTCAAGGTTTATATCAGGGATGTCTTCTGCAtcgttcctctcctccccagaaggtcagaggtcagaggccCAGCTGCACGCCCACAGCTGAAGAAGTCAAGATCAAGACCCCTCAGACTCAGCTGCCAGCACAAGATGCTGAACCTTTGTCTTCCTGTGTCTTCACTAACCTGGACGCTCCTCTGCATCTAAATGTAACTGTACTCTGCCCTGTGGTGTTTGTCTCCATCTGCAGGAgagcagggacacacacagactgagccACGGTGACGTAAACAgtaacacatcaacacacactcgGCTTCAggatgcaggagtcacgtgtgGTGTCATCATTATgccacagcagcacacagcgGTTCTCCTCCATTAGGgttacacacaaatgaacagcACTGGACTCTGGCTGTGGGtagtaataaaataaactcGGTATTACATCATACAGTGTGGAGAAAAGTTGGTATTATTACTTCTTGAAATAATATCGTCTAAAACTGCTTTTATCATTGTGAGGCGGAACTGTTGTGCTGGGATCCGAGGGGAAGGATTTCCGGGTCGGACTTGGTTGTTACATTTTTCAGAACAGGAACTGCTCCGGTGAGTGTTTTCTTTAACTAATTGAGCTGTGAGCTGGTGTTGTAAACCCTCAGCGATAGACCTGTGCACATTTCTAGATGATACACCCTCTGTAGTGTTCCAGTGTCGGACAGTTACCAGCGAACCTtgtaaacactgtgttttaaaggccagctaacgttagccgctAGGTGCTAACACTATTCAATAACATTCACCGTTGACAGCGAGTTAGCAAGACGGCTAAAGGCAGCAGCACATCAACTTCCTCATCGCACAGTTCTCTGCGTCGTCTTCATTTCTCTGtcgctgtttgtttgttagccaCACAACGTGCTGTCTGTGCTGACAGTCCACAGGATGTGAGCTAGTGTTAACATGAAGGTAGCTCAGACTAAGCTAGTGCGAAGCTTAGCAGCCGACTACTACGTCATTTCACATGAATGAGAAgatgtgtgcagtgtgtttgtggcaGAGCTGCCTCACGCTTCAGCAGCTGATATGATCCAACAACCCTGgtcaagaagaaaacaactgggTTCAACATTTCCAGTTGGAGTTACTGCACATCAACACATTCAGTTCTGGAGACTGAGACGAAAAACAGAATAGTGACGTGACAAATCTTCACCTGCAGCATGAGATTGTTGTTGCCCACCACTTTATCTTAGCTCATCTTATTTTCTTATAGttatcacacaaacactgcagcccTCCTTTGTCGTCTCTGGTTATGTTTGCTAACTGTGTGTGCAGGACATCTACGTGGAAACATTCGAACTGACTGTAATGTTTATTTGATAGCGATCGATACAACACCTTGAAAACAACCCAATGCAAAGCAGTGCAGCATTTGTAGTATGTGCCTATAAGACATTTACACACAAGACATCAGAATTAGTCAAAGATAATCAACTTTACTCTCAATTCTGCCATATGTACAGTCCAGGACATACAGGATTGAAATACAGTTTCTTTCTGATCGCTGCTGTAAACATATAAGAAGACATTGAAGTACACAAAGCATAATTAACACAATAAGTAAGTTAGTAATAATAAGTACCCAGTCAAAGAGGCACAGGGTAGATAAGCTATGAATGGACTACAGTGAATGATTGTAGTGCAAACCGTGCAAAATAGATTATGCAGTGCAAATACTTTATGAGGAGATAATTTATAGTTGTGACGAGACTAGAAAATTAATTTTGTTGACCTTATGCAGCAGTGTGACTAGCTGGAGAACACATGtcttaacatacacacacaaacacatttctattcacacaaacactaccatgtatacacacatttacacacacatggtgtgtgcatgtatacatacacacagacccCCCCAGTCCCTACACATGACTGCAAAATTATTCGTTTGTATGAATTTCTTGAGTTCTTAAATTCAACCTGTGAATTTAGAACTTTTCATGAAATGTGATCATGTTCCTCTAATTTGGAAACATAACAGTTTATTCAACTATTTTCCCTGCTGTGTTACTGTATCCaatgaagctttttttttttacaaaatacaaCACTATTACAAAGATAGCACAACTTAAAAATGACATGCACCTTATAACTAGGTCATGCCTCAGAACTTTGAAGCACCAACCAAACTGTGTCTGCAGCATTTAATAATGAAACCTGGAAGATATTCATGATTCAAATTAGGATACATGTTTACCTGCAGACTATTTCTCATCAAGGTAATGACCTTAATTTTAGCCTGATACAACAAGCAAGGATAAGAGgtttaaacaaatatttattcacCAAACCaaggtgaaagtgaaaaaaacccCAGGTATTCTTAGCCCTTGTAAACAGTGGCACTTGTTAGTATCCATTTGTCAAACAGCAGAACACAATcattaacacatcatttaatgtggatttaaatAGCAGAACTTCATCCTctaacattttctctttcttcaccaGCAGGTGGAGGGATGAGTCTCTCCCCTGTGATTGGCACAGAAGTGCCAGAAACAGCTAACGGGGTTGTGATACCCGTTGTTTCAGAGAACGGCCCTAACGTCTCTGTGAAATGCGGAGGAAGCAGAGCTCCCTGTTCTGGGGAGGGATCAGAGGACAGCTCCCTCGGACATACAGAGAACCATATAAATGTGGAAAACAGAGTTTACGATGGCGAAGGTCACCTGGATACAGAGATGGCCATTAACGAGAGAACCTCCAGTTTATCATTGCACACAGACCCGTCTCTCTCCACTGACACATGTACAGGATACTCAGAATCAGTATCTATCGTCAGAGACATTCCTGAGGCCTCTAACACTGTCGAGCCTCCTGGTGTAGCTCTGCTGTGGGACTCAGCACAGACCAAAGACTCATCTCAGCGAGAAGACCTCATCTCCCGGGACGGACAGCTGACAGAGGCAGATACTGTGGATGGAAGCACTGACAGCCGagacgaggaggaagatggagaggcGGAGAaacaggatgaggaggaggatgagaagaaTGAAAACAAGTGGAGGAATCCGTATGCAGGGAGAACACAAATGGACGTGAGTGGACTGTAGGATTACTTTcggatgttttgttgtttaagtGTACTTAAGAGTGGAGAGCATCATGGGAATAAAATCAGGGCTTACCTCCTTTAAATACACTCTGCTGAGACACTATTCTTCACATAAACTAAAGCATGTGCTGTGGAGCACATGATGAATTTCTAAAAGGACAAATAAATCTGTCTATCGATGTTAAAAGTATAAATCTCTAATTTTCATTTAATGGTTAAATGTGAACATGTGGTAAAAAGCTGTCCATCAAATGTAAGGCTCCTGGCTTAGTTTcataatcattttttattaagCAGTAGTTTAACTTCTTTCTTCATTCATCTCCCCACCTCCTTTTTAGTCTTCACAACACTACTCATCCTCTGCTCCCGGGCCTAgcaccgcctcctcctcctctccccatcctcctcttccctcagaTGATGGCCCCTGCCCACCCCATGTCATGGCCCAGGTGTGGGTTCGCAACGTCCGGGGGATGCAGGATAGCAAGAGCCTGGATGAAATCAGCCAATCATGCGGAGGTAGAAATCTGTTGGAGTGATCTGTCTTCTCTTTACTTGCTTGAAACGATAACATTTAAGACCAGTAAAACAAGTAACAGAAAAGTAGTGGGAATTGTGACTGTATCAATGggcttttcatctttttatgttCGTGATTAGTGTCAGCGTTTTATAACCGTATTTAGCTGATGTTTGCGTATTATCCGTAGGCAGTTTGGGGGCCCGGGGAGGGGGCAGAAGTGGCCAATCAGAGGGTCGACGGGCTACGATCTCCTCAGCTCTGGAGCTAGAGGGGACGGTCAGCCATGATGGAGACCTAACTCACTTCATCACTAAGAACCTGGAGCAGAAGATCAAGATGAGCTCCAAGCCAAGTCTGGACTGCGATGACTGTGAGTGTGGAGCAGAAACAAACTTCACAAGATGGTTCCAAGACAATTCAAAggataattataaaaaaagataGTCTCATGTGAATATAAACTGTATTTCTACCAAATTGAATTACAGCTCATAAATACAGAATGGTTAAAAGACAAGTACTTttagatttataaaaacattaaaatgagatagatactgtaaattaaacatCATAAAATAGTAAAATGAATAATAGTAAGATCTGATAATACTAACAGCACATTAAGTGTAGGCTATCTTGTAAAGGTGAGACTTTAGTACGGATTTACAAGCTGCAGTGAAGTCTCTGGATCTCACACTGAGTGTgctatttgtgtgtttcatgtcgTGTTGTATTTGAGATGTGTAGAAGAAATGTGTGCATACAGCACATGCACTGATATAGAGGTGTGCACACACAATGCCGTGATGAAGGCTGCTTTCATGACGGCTTATGTGTTAGAGTCAGGAGACTGAAAGGGGAACtgtctgttttcctctgcagagggAGGTGTCAGACATGGCACTTCAGCAGGTTAATAGCGTTTTTATAGGTTTCGGTTCTAAATCTGCAGTACTGGGTGTCTGACTCTGTCAGATCCACTACTCATCATTCATATGTAGCTCTGGTTATATCCAAACCATAAGTAATGGAGAATTGATGCACTGTATTAAGCAAATGAATGGCTTTGACTGTTGGCTCTCGACAAACCGATGGAGGTTTATATGAATCATCATCAGCCCTTCAGTTTTCACAATGTAGCAGTATTGTCCCATAAGCCTGATCTATACAAGATGTACGTTGTCCTCAAGTAGAGCTACATCAGATTTGATCCATTTTGTGTTCATACATTTCTACTACTgtttcacaagtgtgtgtgttctttgacCTTGATTCATGGTGGGATGCAGAGGCTCTGAAATAATGAATACAGTCAATGTACAGTTTAAGCAGTGAAGGTTTGATCTTTGTTACAGACTATTTCcttaaaattcaatcaagtatgcctgattttttttttcatcaacatctctGCATGGTCCCTTGAGACAAACATACTGAAAAGCTCCATATGTTattcagtgttaaagaaagttaaaggTCAGTGTTA
This sequence is a window from Paralichthys olivaceus isolate ysfri-2021 chromosome 6, ASM2471397v2, whole genome shotgun sequence. Protein-coding genes within it:
- the borcs6 gene encoding BLOC-1-related complex subunit 6 isoform X1 — encoded protein: MSLSPVIGTEVPETANGVVIPVVSENGPNVSVKCGGSRAPCSGEGSEDSSLGHTENHINVENRVYDGEGHLDTEMAINERTSSLSLHTDPSLSTDTCTGYSESVSIVRDIPEASNTVEPPGVALLWDSAQTKDSSQREDLISRDGQLTEADTVDGSTDSRDEEEDGEAEKQDEEEDEKNENKWRNPYAGRTQMDSSQHYSSSAPGPSTASSSSPHPPLPSDDGPCPPHVMAQVWVRNVRGMQDSKSLDEISQSCGGSLGARGGGRSGQSEGRRATISSALELEGTVSHDGDLTHFITKNLEQKIKMSSKPSLDCDDSDCSGPIYRSRGLSRRPADIPPIDPSVLMDLQRHTQEVAQSVEMMMRSLNGTIQNMTALSVGYIQTYRDSVDSLGESVDMSIKGMYTLMARCEELDRSMQPIHTLAAQIRDIKRTLDALEAICK
- the borcs6 gene encoding BLOC-1-related complex subunit 6 isoform X2, which produces MSLSPVIGTEVPETANGVVIPVVSENGPNVSVKCGGSRAPCSGEGSEDSSLGHTENHINVENRVYDGEGHLDTEMAINERTSSLSLHTDPSLSTDTCTGYSESVSIVRDIPEASNTVEPPGVALLWDSAQTKDSSQREDLISRDGQLTEADTVDGSTDSRDEEEDGEAEKQDEEEDEKNENKWRNPYAGRTQMDSSQHYSSSAPGPSTASSSSPHPPLPSDDGPCPPHVMAQVWVRNVRGMQDSKSLDEISQSCGADCSGPIYRSRGLSRRPADIPPIDPSVLMDLQRHTQEVAQSVEMMMRSLNGTIQNMTALSVGYIQTYRDSVDSLGESVDMSIKGMYTLMARCEELDRSMQPIHTLAAQIRDIKRTLDALEAICK